ACATAATCTATAATGTAACTATCGTGTCTGTAGCGAAATATCTCCAAGGCGATGAGATTTCTGAGCACGATTTCCGTCTCGTCTCTGATTTTCATGTGCGGGATTTGCAGCTTCCCGGCCTCGTAGTCGATATCCAGCAGTCGAGTCTTTCCGCTTTTCTTGATGACCTTCATTCCGGCAGCCTGCAGCTGTGTTGCATTGCGTATGGACACGCGTTGGGCGGTCGGAGAAGTGGCTGTCGGCCTGCGGAGGGATGACGGGAGATGACAGATTCTCAGTAAATCAACGAAGTGCTGTATCTCGGATTGGGACAAGTCTTTCTTCGACGCGGGCGGCGTCGTTAGCATCAAGTCATGGAAATATTTCAGGGAGAGATCAAGCAGTGAGGTCATTAATATACGCTCGTTAGCAGGGAAAGCCATGTTGAACAGACCCTCAAGAACGAAGAACGGAAGCTGGTTTTCCAGCAATACCATGTCAGGCCGCAAGCTGGACAGCGCCCATGCTTTAAAATGTCTGGGGTCGCTATTGTTGTTGTCACTCGTGGTACAATTGTTACGATCAGCATCATCAGCGCCAAACCTCAGCAAGACCTCGATAATGAAAACGCCATCCACCTGGACAATTTCTGCTAGTTCTTTGATGCTGACTTCAATTTTCTCAGCGTAACAACCGCGGACTCTTGCATCCCATGTTGTAATCTCCTTGACGCAATTATTCAAATCCATGTTAAATTTATCCAGGAAATTCCTGAGGAAGCTTAGTTTCAAATTCTGCAGTCGTAGTAAATTCTTGTCTTTATGGTGGAGAGGGCCGATGGAGACAACTTGCGGTGTGTATGCATTTTCTTTTGTGCGGCGCAGTCTCTGTGGAATTCTATATATACAGTACTCGTGCTGCAGGGGATCGACCAAACTGAGATACCCTTTAATGGAGTCTACTACCAATTTATTCACATCAATTGAAGAGTGAGGCACCTGTTCTTCCGTATTTGTAATTTTCTGGCTTGTTTTACGAGCCTTGTTCCCCA
This genomic stretch from Malania oleifera isolate guangnan ecotype guangnan chromosome 3, ASM2987363v1, whole genome shotgun sequence harbors:
- the LOC131150332 gene encoding UPF0481 protein At3g47200-like yields the protein MCFSLCTSISFLDIHVSIHSLDLDEMGNKARKTSQKITNTEEQVPHSSIDVNKLVVDSIKGYLSLVDPLQHEYCIYRIPQRLRRTKENAYTPQVVSIGPLHHKDKNLLRLQNLKLSFLRNFLDKFNMDLNNCVKEITTWDARVRGCYAEKIEVSIKELAEIVQVDGVFIIEVLLRFGADDADRNNCTTSDNNNSDPRHFKAWALSSLRPDMVLLENQLPFFVLEGLFNMAFPANERILMTSLLDLSLKYFHDLMLTTPPASKKDLSQSEIQHFVDLLRICHLPSSLRRPTATSPTAQRVSIRNATQLQAAGMKVIKKSGKTRLLDIDYEAGKLQIPHMKIRDETEIVLRNLIALEIFRYRHDSYIIDYVYFMDDFIENTKDVDLLIQNGIIENWLGDNYSVALMFNTLTKENKFCKVARHRWEATLKSEYCSTPWRIASTSAAIILLLLTFSQTIFSAISL